In Parasteatoda tepidariorum isolate YZ-2023 chromosome 8, CAS_Ptep_4.0, whole genome shotgun sequence, the DNA window aaatatttttaataatactaataaaaaacattatcacaaaatttttgtatctaTTATATTTTGCGTGTATTTTTTggcttcattttaaattgtaacttcAAAAGACagtatattgaaatatttgagagCATTCTGGACTCCTGAATTTCAAGCAGACAAGtgctattattttgaaaaagaaaaaaaaaaactcaattattttaataatttttttttattttttaaaaaaaaaactcgaaaaaaTGGCTAATTTACTGAGCTCAATGCGCATGGTCAGTTAACATCCCGATTCGAACCCGGATCACCTCAATCGAAGAGATCGCTCTGACCCTTGAGCCACAGCGGCTCTAGTTAATTGAAGAAGAATCTTTAActgtcttttttcttaaaagtcttacttattgaaatcatatttaactgtaaaaacgTATAAAACTGTATTGGTCCACCTTTATAAATATGTCTGACAATTTAACTTAcagaaaaatacatatataaacaGATAATAATCAAGTAGAGCATCCATTCGACAATGAAGTAgaatctcaattttatttttacagtgttaaaataataataagaatacgGTAAGCGAAACTGCATGacaaaaaactagaatttgaatCGATAGTTTTGATCCGTGATTATCATTATTCCGTTTATGATTACAGAGAAAGACTGCTTCGTGAAATACAGCTTTAAATCGTCAAAAATACGGAAAaagtctgtaaaaaaaaaaaaaaaaaaaaaaaaNaaaaaaaaaaaaaaaaaaaaaaaagagaggctGGACGCGCATGAGGtaacgtataaaaaaaaatgcacagatatatatctttaaacaattttttttctgtaaaaaatatgttttttttgtgCAGAATTTACGGTTATTTATTACAGTGCAATCGTTTTTTAGAATTTGTATTTACGTTATACACATTCATTACGTTTTACAAATTTAGTTACGttttatacattcttttttgtcaaaaaactaAACTTTGTTTCAAGATTATAGCAATTAGAGCTTAGGTATTTTATACGTTTTGGTAAAATACTGTGTTAGggcagctttttaaaaatatgtaaattcgttaacattctgatatttttagaataacacTGCGAGGTACTTTTCAGTATTGCACTGGTCACATGTCTCATATCAGGTACCTTTCCCTAGAAActtcaacttttcttttaataataactgttAAGCTTTTTTTCTAAGTTGCTCTTTTCTAGATGAAAGACATACGATATTTATTATGCCTTTGTCTTAACTTTACCTGCTTTCATCTATTTCTCCAGAAAGGCCATAAATGAAGCCCAGGATGGAGATGAAACAATGCGGAAGAATGACATGGCTCCAGCAGATATCGCTTTACACGAGAAGATGAAAACTGaagcaaaaaaggaaaaagaacttCTCGAACAGGTAGGTATCTTTAGATATATATTCATGACGTCAAGATGCTTGCGATCTTTAAATGTAACTAGGAATAAGCAACTTTTGGAGTAACAATTCCGGAATAACAGCCCTCCATTGGAactatttagttaattttactattaattagtTCTGAAATTGATTGAACTCGATAAGGTTTTGTCAGATAATGACAATGCCCTTtaactttatacttttttaactcCTAACTTGTAGGTTCTAGTAACTTCAGCTTTGTcaagatgtaaaaaaaagtgattgagGAACGATTCTGTATATGATTGCAGCTTGGGTAAAAATTATGATCACGTTTCCAGTCTTCAGAAAATATTGTGGCGAAAAAATCCAGGCTCTTATTGGGGTAACGGAGACAGTTTGTAggcttttgataaaataattagaccTCTTATATGCTTAATTCGGCAACATCAAgtatttttgtggaaaatggTTTAGCTGTTGAACTAAGCTTTGAGTGTTGATTAAAACTACTACCTAAcagcaaaaatatcaattaacagtatcaataatattatataatttcaaaaatgattacttCTTTTGacttaatatgtttaatattgtttaaggGATATTAAATATGCTATCAGGGACAGAGAAGAAATGAGtgattgtcatgtttttagtcaAATGAGATTTGAATAAGTATTGTACATGAAAAAACGACAACAAATTTTTCCTTGGATTGCAGGTAGTTTTtatgcttataataaaaaattagagcaGCTTTTGCGCTAGATACCGCAGCATCAAATATCATTTAGAAAATAGTTAAGTTGctgaatttttgaattaagatTTGCATATTGATTAAAACTACACTCTAACAGCAAGGAAATACCcacaaatagtttttattatatcaattcAAAACTGGTACTCCTTTCGATTAAAcatgtttgatattttataaaggcTATCAAGCACGCTGTCAGGGACAAAGAAGAAACGAATGATTCTCATTCTCCAACTGAAGACAAAGCAGTGGAGCCATCTCCGCAAGTATCTCCAGTCGAAACGGAAGATGGCGCTACTATCGAGGAAAAATTCGAAGCAGTTTCTGTTGTAGAGAATTCTCCTGTGGAGCAAGAACCAGTAGAACAGACCATCGAATCTTCCAGTGACGCAACTGATGAAATTGTAGGAAATAGGGACGAAGGAATAGCACATGCCGCAAAAGATGATTCTCTGGCAGGAGATGTAAAAGTATCTACTAATGAGCTTCCACCTTTGAAGCTTCCCAATGAAAGGCCTTGGTCAGAGGGAGATTCGAACCCATACGTGCAGCCTCAGGTacacattattcttttaaatgaagtgTTCTCTAAATACCACCTTTACTGTATGTTTTCATACCAcctaattcaaaattaataaattatctcagttgaattttataattgtcagaatttaattgattttaaatttattagcgTCAATTATTGCGCAATCTTTCGTGATTACTTGAACCTACGTAATTTATTGGTGACGCTATTTGCTTTTGACAGTCAAATGAACTGGTtctaatgctttttattttaattttatgatgattCACCAGATTTTGATAACGCTTTTAATTTGCTTCGCtgaaatatcgattttttcaattatatttataattgggATATTTtatgaggggggggggggacCGNGGGTAACCGAACCAgtcgtaaatatttattgcttaaacatagcttatgaaataatttattaatattcaaggttattttttaaaaaaaagctaagaggTTCCGCTCTCTTCTCACTGCTTGCTCAAAAAAAGGAGTTATTTAATTTGCTACACTATTTTTGCTACACTCGCATTTTATTcgctatttataataattggatacctgtaaatGACGTCATGGTTGGTAAATCGGgatatttgtcgattcagaagtcTATCAGATTCGACACACACTCGTGACGTTACTTAAAGGTTTTCAATTAAacctgatttaaatcacatggttagacTTAATCATTTCACTTCTTCGTGAGTTGCAAGTACTCAATTCaagcaattcaatttttcaatttttgactgACTTTTACACGAGTGCGAGCTTATGAAGAAATAAAGATCTCGTAATCTTCCACCAATAAATTTTCCACTACAATAGATAAATTGGCCAAGTGGCCGTGCGGTTACCACCGTGCCTGACTGTGACGCATGTGGTtgctggttcgaatcctgctcaagTTCATTGCCTGTCATTAGTAGAAAAACTACAAGGGTTAAATAGTGGAGCCGTGATGCTTCAGGGAATAGAATGTTTCTTGTTTTACATTGGCGCCATCCAtgaccaagaatacgacttcagtcaAACACACATTACAGCCCTTTTATAGGGGGCactcattcatacattcattcatttatccacagatcgtaattttgacctgaaccataGAATGATCagtctccaattcagtacccccagagatatgttgtgggaacatggaggactttgtgaccagacagatttaacgtgcaccagtcacacgggaagtcttcggccggcgaggatcaaACTCACGACCCCTTGGACGTGGGCTCAAAGCACTACCAACAAGGCTATTCTCgcccttttatttttaattactacgAGTGCAGCAATACTTGGGAAAACACGCATTTCAAAATAGTGAAGCTTCATTTGCGCCCCTAAACACTCAGGCTATACAAAGcaatttacgaaataaaacatagaaactacatacaaattaaaattttatgtttttatgtcaTTCTTTGATGTTTAGACAAAATGTCTTCAATGACTAGTCAGTTGCTTAGAACCGTATATTCACCGCAGGTGGCCAGCCAACCCGCGAAGCGGGGCTTAGGACCGTAGGAATAATCTTGGCACTAGAGgagaaaatcaaagaattttaatccAACTCATCTCAGTAGTCAGCAAAATATACCCCGAAACAACGCCGAGTTAACCTTAGTAACCGgttttaatcttataaaatctgaaaacaatGAACActctttaaatagttttattaaaatcaattaaaaaaattatttttgacatttctgaacattacaaaattaaaaacatgttctCTTACTAATATGTTATTAGTAGGAAAGAAGGAGATCATTAACAAGAGAATATTCTGCAGcatttttgggaaaatttcttCTCCCAAAAACCAGTGTAGCAGATTCCTTATCagagtttttattcttatacaTTTTGCAAGCATAAATACTCATCGAATCGTTGTGAAAtactaattagaaataatttttcttaggtAGAGATTACACCACTGGAACTGGAGAAGCGGCAAAATTATTTGCGCCAACAGAGAGACAGAATCCTCGCCATGAAGAAACAAGAACGCGCCAGAAGACTCTCCAATGCCGATGAAGTTATTACTCAAACAAGACCAAAATCTGCTCGCGCTGCAAggcaaattttgaaagaagaaacaACAGAAGTGGATCCCCAAACATTAGCCTTTAGGAAAAGTTTAGCAGCTAAACTCAGAAGCGAAGTAATTGGTAAGCATTTTGTCGGAAATAAtcacattttcatatttcataattagTCGTAACTATAGTTTGAAGTATTTGgcattgcttaatttaattatttgactcTGCCATAGGCCTGAAGTAATTTCTGATTcgattttaacaaattatggattcaaattttattttgctgcttACTTTTAGAATTTCGGAGtgtagctttaattttttactcagaAGATGGTGGTAATTAACATAGTTTAATGGTATAAGTGctggaaatgaaaaaaagttttaaaatacatttgcgGAGATGCAACTAATTAATTCGTTAAAATGCATAGTagcattttaaacattatttattcagGAAGTTTCATAATTATCACTCTTCATTAGTTTTTTAGAGACATTGTCaagaacgaaataaaaatttactgattggagatcgaaaaataataattaacccTTTGCGGGCGCATGTCTTGCCCAGCTACCAAACGCTAGGTTCCAGTCGTATGTCTGCTCTCAGTAACCAAACTTTTTTAGCGTtctataggggagagtggggtcaattgtaaaattttttactttactatttttaactaacaaaaaatccaatatattattagtattaattgacagacgaataaagtagactatcctctactagaaaaaaaaataaatacctgattttaaatattattatattagttattaacaatttttgacagtcgtgcagttgttacaattgtccccacttacggggtcaattgtaacagttcataaattcaactaaaacatagttaattatatatattatcatagttgtgatatatttttttattgatcaaaatagtagtgatattttcggagtaaaaataataatgagcagagacctaaagggttaaacttttaactttaaggggttaaaaaNNNNNNNNNNNNNNNNNNNNNNNNNNNNNNNNNNNNNNNNNNNNNNNNNNNNNNNNNNNNNNNNNNNNNNNNNNNNNNNNNNNNNNNNNNNNNNNNNNNNNNNNNNNNNNNNNNNNNNNNNNNNNNNNNNNNNNNNNNNNNNNNNNNNNNNNNNNNNNNNNNNNNNNNNNNNNNNNNNNNNNNNNNNNNNNNNNNNNNNNNNNNNNNNNNNNNNNNNNNNNNNNNNNNNNNNNNNNNNNNNNNCTATatgtatattcatataattgaaaatatcttttgtgatgtaactctttcaaaagtacataaaaatggttgccagcaggggtgtacatgtagatttattaaatacaccttgtgtgCCACCTTGGAACCAAATCtggaacccgacactcgaaatttttgctctgttacaatcgtaccctgttacaattgaccccactctcccctatacacagtgtaccaaaaaataaaacagtatacaattttttatatcatattaaagCGGTGGAATTTTGGATGATAATATACCAAGTTTGAATGAAATCCTCtgaatagttcctaagaaatcgtattttaaatttacgacttttttaaaattgcatttctcagaaactattcgatcttatttgttcaaattttatattttgttaggTAAAATTACGTACTTTAAAAGGGTGTAGGCCTTAAgttcaaaattcttttgactactattaaataaataataaaaaataatagatattctccaaaattaatttttggtatGGAGTCTTTGgatgaacgaattttataattctctaaaatttttttttccaattcgcTCAATGAGTTCTCGTGATATTGCATAAtacgcaaaaagttaaattaactttgCATCGCTCCAAACTTTGtatcgctctcctgatcaaactaagGGGACCATATtccccagattgcggctaccatctatattttgagggtgaaaaatccaaatccgttgaaaaaaaaggtatgtttattcagagaaagaacgtttttgtttctaattttgcaaaataaaatatcgtctgcactaattaattaacatatttgaggtcactccctcgaatcattaagtttgagtcctagagcgtgaagttccgatcattagatcaaaagttatgcaGGGTGATCTGCTTTTTTTGGCGAACTGTACGTCTCTTTTCATTCATCACAGCAAAgaatcattttgatatttaactaCTGAGCAGTACTGTACACTTAAGTCAAGAAGCTTGAAAAAATctacaatatatataattatttctcttatgtggcagtcccgcagtggactgatcgttaagacacggttcccagcagatcaccgaagtcaagcatcactggctacggtcagtgtgcgggtgggtgaccacttggatcagcctgcgtagggaccgagggtgtgcggtattggtcctcgttaaactgttctaccgtaaagtgctcgacttcgcgcgcaggtcgtcgggctaccgaagcgggggtgccatcccctccgcagaggatcaaaattgtgatggcatgtcttcggatcatcctccgggatgtttcccagaccgtcgccaatagcccgttgtgcagctctagtgcgacgtaaattaactacaatagcaacaacaacaactcttATGTGGCACCATAAACTCGGGTATTTCTCTACCTAATGGCAACACTATAGTCATTATTCTTTTTGTTAGGttgtcttaaataataattaagtagcgttaaaaaattagttataactTAGTATTTGTTTAGATTCCTCTTGTTAGGTTGtctttagtaatattttaagtagcgttaaaaaataagctatacgtgaaatatttatttagattccttttgttaggttgtctttagtaatattttaagtagtgTTAAAAACTTAGTTATAACTTAGTATTTGTTTAGATTCCGTTTGTTAGGTTGtctttagtaatattttacgtagcgttaaaaaataagctatacatgaaatattttagattccttttgttaggttgtctttagtaatattttaagtagcGTTACAAAATAAGCTATacgtgaaatatttatttagattcctCTTGTTAGGTTGtctttagtaatattttaagtagcgttaaaaaataaactatgcgtgaaatatttatttagataccttttgttaggttgtcttaaataataattaagtagcgttaaaaaataagctatacgTGAAGTATTTGTTTAGATTCCTTTTGTTAGGTTGtctttagtaatattttacgtagcgttaaaaaataagctatacgtgaaatatttctttagattCCTTTTGCTAGGTTGtctttagtaatattttatgtagcgttaaaaaaataagctatacgtgaaatatttatttagattccttttgttaggttgtctttagtaatattttaagtagcgttaaaaaataagttatacgtgaaatatttatttagattcctTTTGTAAGGTTTGAAAAGTTAGTAAtaagttaagtatttatttagaataattttgcacttttatcgagataaaaatttagttatgaaGTAATTACTTAGATTTAATTTCGATCCTTTCTATAATGGTTGTAGAAACTTTAATCTTAAACGGTGCTGTGGTGGCACATAATGTCATATCAATTATTGGTGATGGGGTTAGCCTTTTTCGAGTAATAGCGTGTACGATACTCAGGTTATATCTGCGGAGGTGGTTGGGAAAGTAGGACATCATGCAatggataaaatttttgtcttatCTCAGGAAAGAGATGGATGAGagagatataattttaatacttctgatGCAGACTGTGCTGAAAAAATGTCCCGAACAAGAGATGGTTTATGTGATTTAATGGCTGCCGGAcagttaaattattactaaaattccaATCGATAAAGAACTTTAACAATATTGCGgacatttcttgaaaattgttaaaattgaaatcaaagtacttcTGCGCGTAAAATGCCCCAAGCAACAACTTAAAGGCAAGAATTTTTTcggtctaatttttaaaaattacgttttcgCAGCAGAATGTGGCGAATTGCACATTTCTACATGATTtcgtctgtttttttttttaaattgaattccaGTCACAAATCATTTTTGAAGCACCCATACCGTAAAAAATAGATACTCAAATATCACGAAGTTTCGTCTGCGACGAAGCAGTTTTTACTTCTTTgaggaaatcaaaattaatgatatattttttttattgattaaaatagtagtgatattttagNaaaaaagagaaaaacttatAGTGTCTAAAGTATTTAACTTTTCTACTAAATAATCACTTCATCGTGAGCACCATATATGGGGATCAATGTCATCTTAACAATAGAAGAATTACAGATAGAACAGaaagataaataacaattttctgGAGCGAGATTCGACTCCGGGATCTTCCTGGCACGAGGCCAACTCTTTGACGGCCATACAGATCACTAccttaagtatttaaatttcctaATAAATGATCACTTTATCGTGAGCGCCATACATGTGGATCAAAGTCACCCCAACAACAGAAGAATTATAGAGAGACAAATAAAATCTGCTTCCCGGAGCGAGATTTGACTCCTGGATCTTCCTGGCACGAGGCCAACTCTTTGACGGTCATACAGATCACTAccttaagtatttaaattacctAATAAATGATCACGTTATCGTGAGCGCCATACATGTGGATCAATGTCACCCTAACAACAGAAGAATTATAGAGAGACAAATAAAATCCACTTCCCGGAGCGAGATTCGACTCCGGGACCTTCCTGGCACGAGGCCGACTCTTTGACGGTCATAAAGATCACTACCTTAAGTATCTAAATTTCCTAATAAATGATCACTTTATCGTGAGCGCCATACGTGTGGATCAATGTTACCATAACAACAGAAGAATTATAGAGATAAATAACACCTATGCCCGGAGCGAGATTCGATCCCGGGATCTTCCGGGCTCGAGGCCAATCCTTTGACTTCCATACACATCAGTGGGCTTACTTGGGCACTATTTTCGACTGTCTagtcttcattttaatttcgttattCTAGAGTAGTTAACAAcctcccacaatgcactacgatgaggtttcgagttgaggaaacattttcgtcatatatttgaaagTTCGTGTCttgtcacaaatcacgtgaagaaattattttcaaaattaatgtgacatagctcaaggattgctgaatcatcaaaagtgggagtttcatttttaagagtGGTATACATTCGGTATTCTAATTAATGCTTTTACTAAGATccgcttcaaaaataattcaaataattttataactaccataattgttttcattacagATAATGCCAGCTCGTAACATGGTTTAACCATCAAGGAAGTGGATACCTTCTTCACTGCTTCGTTATGACATATTTCAACATCTTTTGAAGATAGTTTAACATCCCTTGTAAAATTTACACtgtacaaaaattaagtttgttttcttttaagcaaatattttgttccatgttgaggaaataattttattttttggagtaAATGGTAATGGTTTAATTGGTAATGgttaactttataatttatcGGGGAGTGATTTTCTCAGGTATCTGACTGAGAGAAAATGGGTGATTTTGacgaaaatttgaatttttttaatatccatattcaaatttatttcattagtttttcaaaaccctttaaattttgatttccgaTTTATAGAAATTAAGTTATAGTAGTTTCTTCGTGAGCTGTCAGACAAAACCGAAAGAAAACTCtcgaaaatgaaactaaaatgttttttgttatgttttgaGTACATAATTTAacctttaatgttaaaaaatcatgcatataatatacagggttattcataattccctccggggtttcgaagcgttttagtaaaaaaacgaagacgaatatggcaaaaaagagcatatgaaattattccgaaagtattcaagttttaatttaagcagttgccggtagatggcagtaacatgttcCACTGAAGCCTGTTGTAGTAAACATAAGGTTGTAGTAAacagagggaattatgaataacgcTGTATATTTCGTCCATTTCGAAGCAATCTATTGAGttataagttatcaaaaattaaaatttttagttttaaatatatcgcTGCTGGTTGTTAAAggttgctttaatttaaaacttttctaccGAAACTTTATTATTTGCGTTTTAAACGGTAAaagctgaaaatttcaaaattggaattaacgttgttttgttataaaattccaAAGTTAACTCtggattttacaaatattttgaaaaacaacacTTTGTTTGCTAATTTGAACTTTAAcaaaaaacacttttgaaatttattattatttttaaaacgttattttttcaaaatatttgtaatctttgatttaacgaaattattagtcctatacggtatttaaactctATGTACTATATTATATAcacagaaattttattgaacttaattttttttttgtaattacatagtttaaatctttttttaaaatattataaaacagcCTAGTATTATTAGATTTAggataataattaagttaaaaatagcaTCAAAATTAACACTCAGTTTTCTCTATAGGACagcaagaaacaaaataattccgTACATTTCTAGTTAAGAATCATGAATAAGCGtgtcaaaaatctgaaatagttctaagaaaaagtaaagttaaattgTTTTCGAAACTAAGTGTTCATATCAAAGGATGATTTATTAtgatgttaagtttttttttaaaaaaaaagtgtcttaGGCTTAAAATTTCAGAGGAAATTCTGTTTAGTTTTAAGACCTTTTAAAATACCGCACGAAAAATAGACTAATtaatcattttgattaaaatatcgaCTAAATAAAAGCATAGACTAAATGAAAACATAGACTAATTATTCATTTAGAGCTGTGTAACTGTCATTATTTAACGCTGCAAGATGGCTTACAATGATAAAAGACGAAGGAATCTCTTATAAAGTCTTGTGTTTCATTCAttggttataataaaaatcatttaaaaaatgtacaaggaATATCGTAATGTCTTcccttaacaaaattttttagaactttcaTTAAGAATGACGTCAAAGAATCATATAAATGAGGAGGAGTCTCAAATTGATatttcaatgagaaaaaaagtctaACTCATCACTACTGAGGAAAGCgagtcagaaaaaataaatcttgcttTATTGCTGACTATTAgatacaaattgaaatttcatccaGCAACCAAATTGGGTTTTTACGTTCttcatcaaaatttcataatttaattacgcagtttttcttatttcataggTTGAACATTAATTTAAGACCCATATCTTAAAGTGTATATTCTTGTTGATCTTAAAAAtggtttatataaatatttattaaggcCGGCCAATACGAAGCAACTTGTATAAGAATGaagtttttcgttttttctttagCAGATGAAaccagaaaaaagaaattaaatatttcaaaaattttttttctcattaattatcctattatatgaaacaatttttcacatttgtacttttttttaattaccaattataggaaataatataaatttagttctaaaactattaaatatgaattaaatttaatgaattcatttaatttcacattttaattttttttattttattgccaaaaataagaaatagaataaatttagttccaaaattattaaatacggTTTGAACATGTggtgtttagaaattttatgaatagaattataagaattcatttaatttcacattttaatattttattaaattgccaATAatggaaaactaaataaatttaatgattattaaatgtGGTTTGATTGGAAATTTCATGAATTcatttagttttacatttttatcttcTATTTAATTGccaattataagaaataaaaatgtattataatgaaatattgttcGAATATCtgttatttggaaattttatgaattgaatttttttttatacctaagTGAAAGTAATTACATAAAAACGATTATTAGTTTAAACTAAGTCAGTcgaaaataatttctctaagGAAAAAGTTGTTAATATATGAAGAATTGTTATGAAAAACatgcatgaaattaatttatgaaatactttctgctaaaaaaataatacatagattaaaaaatgcttttgcatGCTAGCGTAATTTTTATGTAGATAATTGAAATCGTTATATTTCTCAAcggaaagtgaaaaatatttgaatatcatCTAAGCATCAATTATATGTGCCTTTGTAGATATTATTCAATGCGTAGATTCAATAAAAAGGTTCTATAGTGAAATGATTGAAAAGGTAC includes these proteins:
- the LOC107453291 gene encoding cilia- and flagella-associated protein 36; its protein translation is MAEEQLEWVFDSLVEFLRGPIWNIPVLTFIEQKSVVFEPGAENEEEFKKIHEAYKNLVDFMLGSYMEDLRITPEEFEKSCSVATKRAMNQFHQSLFQQVWAADDFEIFKRMMTQKNLELQLQALEFLTQKRGSIPNCMEPTPQMKEDESQIEEVIKKAINEAQDGDETMRKNDMAPADIALHEKMKTEAKKEKELLEQAIKHAVRDKEETNDSHSPTEDKAVEPSPQVSPVETEDGATIEEKFEAVSVVENSPVEQEPVEQTIESSSDATDEIVGNRDEGIAHAAKDDSLAGDVKVSTNELPPLKLPNERPWSEGDSNPYVQPQVEITPLELEKRQNYLRQQRDRILAMKKQERARRLSNADEVITQTRPKSARAARQILKEETTEVDPQTLAFRKSLAAKLRSEVIDNASS